A stretch of the Ascaphus truei isolate aAscTru1 chromosome 4, aAscTru1.hap1, whole genome shotgun sequence genome encodes the following:
- the CLDN20 gene encoding claudin-20, with translation MASVRLQISAFVAALLGVCGTIAATFLPNWKVSADTGSNIITAVTHMQGLWMDCTWYSTGMFSCTVKYSILSLPIYIQTARTTMVLSCMLSGLGICVSITGMKCTRLVGERQTKSCIAFAGGTCFLLAGIFGLIPVGWYMKEIISSYLDPSIPDSGKHEPGGAVYAGFISATLHLLAGAVFCASCSKKQQEDWDPHPKNTQQPAAQQPENNGAGYNLQDYV, from the coding sequence ATGGCCTCAGTGAGACTGCAGATCTCGGCTTTCGTGGCAGCGCTGCTAGGTGTGTGTGGGACCATTGCTGCCACTTTCCTGCCCAACTGGAAGGTTAGCGCTGACACTGGATCCAACATCATAACTGCTGTTACGCACATGCAGGGTCTCTGGATGGACTGTACATGGTACAGTACTGGCATGTTTAGCTGCACTGTGAAATACTCTATCCTCTCGCTCCCCATCTACATCCAGACCGCAAGGACGACCATGGTGCTGTCCTGTATGTTATCTGGTTTGGGGATCTGCGTCTCAATAACTGGGATGAAGTGCACAAGACTGGTAGGCGAACGGCAAACCAAAAGCTGCATTGCTTTCGCTGGCGGAACCTGCTTTCTGCTGGCTGGAATATTTGGTTTGATACCGGTGGGCTGGTACATGAAAGAGATCATTTCCAGTTACCTGGATCCCTCAATCCCAGACAGTGGTAAACACGAACCAGGAGGAGCAGTGTATGCAGGGTTTATTTCAGCTACACTGCATTTACTGGCAGGTGCAGTCTTCTGTGCATCATGTTCTAAAAAGCAGCAAGAGGACTGGGATCCTCATCCGAAAAACACACAACAGCCAGCAGCACAGCAACCAGAAAACAACGGTGCAGGTTATAACCTTCAGGACTACGTGTAA